From one Melioribacteraceae bacterium genomic stretch:
- a CDS encoding NifB/NifX family molybdenum-iron cluster-binding protein: MKVAIATDDYKSVTGHVGRCNGFLIITVENGEIKETEKRENNFTNHGRGNHEHVSGHGHHDSEEHKNGHQRLADGIKDCSHLICHGVGWRLVEDLTLAGIKPILTNESDTITAAIKLENGTLDILEDAECRAH; the protein is encoded by the coding sequence ATGAAAGTAGCAATTGCAACTGATGATTATAAATCGGTAACCGGACATGTTGGAAGATGTAATGGTTTTCTAATTATTACAGTTGAAAATGGTGAAATAAAGGAAACTGAAAAACGTGAAAACAATTTTACAAATCACGGAAGGGGAAATCATGAACATGTTTCCGGACATGGTCATCATGACAGCGAAGAACATAAAAACGGTCATCAAAGACTAGCTGATGGAATTAAAGATTGTAGTCATCTTATCTGTCATGGTGTTGGTTGGAGACTTGTTGAAGACTTAACTTTAGCAGGAATTAAACCAATATTGACTAATGAAAGTGATACAATTACTGCTGCAATAAAACTTGAGAACGGCACTTTAGATATTTTAGAAGATGCCGAATGTAGAGCTCATTAA
- the rfbD gene encoding dTDP-4-dehydrorhamnose reductase has product MISSKDILKRRILIIGSNGRLGQSLVKKIMVREKTELLCSSIENESLIKGVEYSKTDITIKDQVKKLVLDFVPDYIINAAAFTNVDKCETERELAWKINVSGVENLAHYSRLIDAHLTHVSTDYVFDGNDGPYSESDSTNPISYYGRTKLASENALKISGSKYVIVRTNVLFGPSEFGEPDFVNWVVDSLKSKKKIRIVTDQINNPTFIPDLADGILKIIDLDRDGVYHLGGREFLNRFEFTEKIAAHFNLDTSLIEKIITQELNQPAPRPLKSGLITLKAETELNYKPRSLKEAFIIMTKEQSK; this is encoded by the coding sequence ATGATATCATCTAAAGACATATTAAAGAGACGAATATTAATCATCGGATCAAACGGAAGACTCGGTCAGTCACTTGTTAAAAAAATAATGGTTCGAGAAAAGACGGAATTGCTTTGTTCATCTATTGAAAATGAGTCGCTTATTAAAGGTGTTGAATATTCTAAAACTGATATAACAATTAAAGATCAGGTTAAAAAATTAGTTTTGGATTTTGTGCCTGACTACATCATAAACGCTGCGGCATTTACAAATGTAGATAAGTGCGAAACCGAACGTGAACTTGCTTGGAAGATAAATGTCTCGGGAGTGGAGAATTTAGCGCATTATTCACGATTGATTGATGCGCATCTTACACATGTCTCAACAGATTATGTGTTTGATGGAAACGACGGACCATATTCTGAAAGCGATTCAACTAATCCAATAAGTTATTATGGCAGGACTAAACTTGCTTCTGAAAATGCATTGAAAATCAGTGGGTCTAAATATGTGATAGTTAGAACAAATGTTTTATTTGGCCCATCCGAATTTGGTGAACCCGATTTTGTCAATTGGGTGGTTGATTCCTTAAAAAGTAAAAAGAAAATTAGAATTGTTACGGATCAGATTAATAACCCGACATTCATCCCTGATTTAGCTGATGGAATTCTCAAAATAATAGATTTAGACAGAGATGGCGTTTATCATCTCGGTGGAAGAGAATTTTTGAATCGATTTGAATTCACAGAGAAAATCGCAGCCCATTTTAATTTGGATACATCACTAATAGAAAAAATTATAACTCAAGAGTTAAACCAACCGGCGCCACGTCCCTTAAAATCAGGTTTGATTACATTAAAAGCTGAAACAGAATTAAACTACAAACCGCGCTCACTTAAAGAAGCTTTTATTATTATGACCAAGGAACAATCCAAATAA
- the bshA gene encoding N-acetyl-alpha-D-glucosaminyl L-malate synthase BshA, which translates to MKIGITCYPTYGGSGVVATELGKALAAKGCEIHFISYALPHRLNSFVENVIFHEVEMTTYPLFEHSLYGLSLTSKMVEVIEYEKLDLLHVHYAIPHATSAYLAKQILKKENKQTKIITTLHGTDITLVGLEPSFLPLVKFSIEESDGVTAVSRFLKEKTITNYNIDKDIEVIHNFIDTDVYKPVSNEHFKKHIAPNGEKILVHTSNFRPVKRVTDTIRILKEVQKKIPTKLVLVGDGPERSECERLARELEVHKDVIFLGKQDGLTEILSSSDIFLLPSQSESFGLSALEAMACGVPVISSSVGGLPELVRHNETGFIAEFGDVQRMAKYAIDLLTNEKKYKVFSDNCIKLAKDNFEKTLIVPQYMKYYEKVLNS; encoded by the coding sequence ATGAAAATCGGAATAACATGTTACCCGACATACGGTGGAAGTGGAGTTGTTGCAACCGAACTAGGCAAAGCTCTAGCGGCAAAAGGATGTGAAATCCATTTTATTAGTTATGCTCTCCCGCATCGGCTAAACAGTTTTGTCGAAAATGTAATTTTTCATGAAGTTGAAATGACTACTTATCCTCTCTTCGAGCATTCTTTATACGGATTGTCTTTAACTAGTAAAATGGTTGAAGTTATTGAATATGAGAAATTGGATTTACTTCATGTTCACTATGCAATTCCTCACGCGACGAGTGCTTATCTAGCAAAGCAAATCTTAAAAAAAGAAAACAAGCAGACTAAAATTATTACAACACTTCACGGAACTGATATTACTTTAGTTGGATTAGAACCTTCTTTTTTACCATTAGTAAAATTTAGTATTGAGGAAAGTGATGGCGTAACTGCCGTTTCAAGATTTTTAAAAGAAAAAACAATTACAAACTATAATATTGATAAAGACATCGAGGTAATTCACAACTTTATCGATACAGATGTTTACAAACCAGTCAGCAATGAACATTTCAAGAAGCATATTGCGCCAAACGGTGAGAAGATTTTAGTTCATACATCGAATTTTCGTCCCGTAAAACGTGTTACCGATACAATTAGAATTTTAAAAGAAGTTCAAAAGAAAATTCCAACCAAATTGGTTCTAGTAGGTGACGGACCGGAACGATCTGAATGCGAAAGATTAGCAAGAGAATTAGAAGTTCACAAAGATGTGATCTTTTTAGGTAAGCAGGACGGATTAACGGAAATACTTAGTTCATCAGACATATTTTTGCTTCCGTCACAATCGGAAAGTTTTGGTTTGTCAGCATTAGAAGCAATGGCGTGCGGTGTTCCCGTAATTAGTTCCAGTGTCGGTGGTTTGCCGGAACTTGTTCGTCACAACGAGACCGGTTTCATTGCAGAGTTTGGTGATGTGCAAAGAATGGCTAAGTATGCAATTGACTTATTAACCAATGAAAAAAAATATAAAGTATTCTCTGATAATTGTATTAAACTAGCAAAAGATAATTTTGAAAAAACTTTAATTGTTCCGCAGTATATGAAATATTATGAGAAGGTTTTAAATTCCTAG
- a CDS encoding PDZ domain-containing protein — MKKMLFVFLLSFSFISILYAQDEGRILRFPTIHNDQVVFTYAGDLYTINVNGGVARKLTTSVGVEIFPRFSNDGKWIAFTGQYDGNTEVYLIPSTGGIPERITYTATLGRDDVSDRMGPNNLVMGWTPDDKNVLFRSRMYEFNDFKGHLFLAPVDGSLHKQLPLPRGGFASYSPDGKKLAYNRIFREFRTWKKYRGGMADDISIYDFETKQTKTIAESPAQDIIPMWHGDNIYFLSDRDENARMNLYVYNLTNGDTRKLTNYTEFDVKFPSLGNDAIVYENAGYIYRFDLASETSKKVEVQFAEDFAISRPTMKDVSKEVSNYEISPDGKRALFGARGDVFTVPAKEGITRNLTETSGVHERGSKWSPDGKYIAYISDKSGEDEIYIITQDGSSDEIQITNQGGAYKWQLSWSPDSKKILFSDRELKLYYVDVDSKNVTEVAKGETGRGMFGSWSPDSRWITYSLPEHRKMNRVWVYSLDENKSYPITDEWNNSSSPIFSEDGKYIYFVSQRDFSPTYSWTEWNHAYQDMSGIYLITLSKETKSPFEPKNDEVSIKSDEKDSKKDEKKDSKEESKDVKIDFDGITVRTVKIPISPSNYFNLTSVGNKIYYMRNGSKDSKSVFLLYDLEKEKETELGNINGYEISADGKKMLAGANGSYYIIDLPNGKLDLSEKLDLSGLTVMLNKHDEWNQIFHQTARAVRDFFYVENYHGLDWNANVKKYEPLLEDVNHRIDLSYIMGEMVGELNVGHAYVGGGDYDKADRIKTGLLGAQVELDKSGYYKITKILDGANWDKSLRSPLQEIGVNVNVGDYIIAVDGKQLNESTNLFAELVGKANKQVVLTVNSKASKDGAKDYTVIPTDNEHDLYYYNWVKDNIEKVNKATDGKVGYVHIPDMGVGGLNEFVKRYYPQLGKEALIVDVRGNGGGNVSPMIIERLRREAIMMDNVRNNKPSPDPDGMVVGPKVMLIDEFSASDGDIVNYRFKQYGLGPIIGKRSWGGTVGIWGSLPYLDGGTVMVPEAGLFDLNGKDWLIEGTGVQPDIVVDNDPAKEWEGIDQQLNRAIEEIQKLMKEYPTKLPEKAPDGDIKVN; from the coding sequence ATGAAAAAGATGTTATTCGTCTTTCTTCTTTCTTTTTCTTTCATCTCGATTCTGTATGCGCAAGATGAAGGAAGAATTTTAAGATTCCCCACAATTCACAATGATCAAGTTGTGTTTACCTATGCCGGTGATCTTTACACCATCAATGTTAATGGTGGAGTTGCAAGAAAACTAACAACCAGTGTTGGAGTCGAAATTTTCCCAAGATTTTCAAACGACGGTAAATGGATTGCATTCACCGGTCAATATGATGGCAATACAGAAGTTTATCTGATTCCATCAACAGGTGGAATTCCTGAAAGAATTACTTACACCGCAACTTTAGGAAGAGATGATGTATCCGATAGAATGGGTCCTAATAATTTAGTAATGGGATGGACTCCAGATGATAAAAATGTTTTATTCCGCTCAAGAATGTATGAGTTCAATGATTTTAAAGGACATCTTTTCTTAGCTCCCGTTGATGGCAGTCTTCACAAACAATTACCTTTACCCAGAGGCGGCTTTGCGTCTTATTCCCCGGACGGAAAAAAGCTAGCATATAATAGAATATTTCGTGAATTCAGAACTTGGAAGAAATATCGTGGCGGTATGGCTGATGATATTTCTATTTATGATTTTGAAACTAAACAAACTAAGACAATTGCTGAATCACCTGCACAAGATATTATCCCAATGTGGCATGGTGATAATATTTACTTCTTATCCGACCGTGATGAGAACGCAAGAATGAACTTATACGTTTATAATTTAACGAACGGTGATACAAGAAAACTCACAAACTATACAGAGTTTGATGTGAAATTTCCGTCGCTCGGCAACGATGCAATCGTTTATGAAAATGCAGGTTACATTTACAGATTCGATCTAGCTTCCGAGACGAGTAAAAAAGTTGAAGTACAATTTGCTGAGGATTTTGCGATAAGTCGTCCGACAATGAAAGATGTCAGCAAAGAAGTAAGTAATTACGAAATTTCACCCGATGGAAAAAGAGCATTGTTCGGTGCAAGAGGTGATGTATTTACGGTTCCAGCTAAAGAAGGTATAACGAGAAATTTAACTGAAACTTCCGGAGTGCATGAAAGAGGTTCTAAATGGTCACCGGATGGAAAATATATTGCTTACATTTCCGATAAATCAGGTGAAGATGAGATATATATAATTACGCAAGATGGAAGTAGTGATGAAATTCAAATCACAAATCAAGGCGGTGCATACAAATGGCAATTAAGCTGGTCGCCCGATAGCAAGAAAATATTATTCTCCGACAGAGAATTAAAACTCTATTATGTTGATGTTGACTCAAAAAATGTCACTGAAGTTGCTAAAGGTGAAACCGGTAGAGGCATGTTCGGTTCATGGTCACCGGACAGTAGATGGATAACTTATTCATTACCAGAACATAGAAAGATGAACAGAGTTTGGGTTTATTCTTTAGATGAAAATAAGAGTTATCCGATAACAGATGAATGGAATAATTCCAGTTCGCCGATATTTTCTGAAGACGGAAAATATATTTACTTCGTTTCCCAAAGAGATTTTAGTCCAACCTATAGTTGGACAGAGTGGAATCATGCTTATCAAGATATGAGCGGTATTTATTTAATTACACTCTCGAAGGAAACCAAATCACCATTCGAACCGAAAAATGATGAAGTATCAATAAAATCCGATGAGAAAGATTCAAAGAAAGACGAGAAAAAAGATTCTAAAGAAGAATCAAAAGATGTTAAAATTGATTTTGATGGAATAACTGTTAGAACCGTAAAAATTCCAATTTCGCCATCAAATTATTTTAATCTAACTTCGGTTGGAAATAAAATTTATTACATGCGTAACGGAAGTAAAGACAGCAAATCAGTTTTCTTATTATATGATTTAGAAAAAGAAAAAGAAACTGAACTTGGAAACATTAACGGTTATGAAATATCAGCTGACGGAAAGAAAATGTTAGCCGGTGCCAACGGTTCATATTATATAATTGATTTACCAAACGGCAAACTAGATCTTTCGGAAAAACTGGATCTTTCAGGTTTAACAGTAATGTTAAACAAACATGATGAATGGAATCAAATTTTTCATCAAACAGCTCGTGCTGTTAGAGATTTCTTCTATGTTGAAAATTATCACGGACTAGATTGGAACGCCAATGTTAAGAAATATGAACCTCTCCTTGAAGATGTTAACCATAGAATTGATTTATCATACATTATGGGTGAAATGGTAGGCGAATTAAATGTCGGTCATGCTTATGTCGGTGGCGGCGATTATGATAAAGCTGATAGAATTAAAACCGGTTTACTAGGCGCTCAAGTTGAGTTGGATAAATCAGGTTATTACAAAATTACTAAGATTCTTGACGGTGCAAATTGGGATAAGTCGCTTCGTTCACCTTTACAAGAAATTGGTGTTAATGTAAATGTCGGTGATTACATCATCGCAGTGGATGGAAAGCAATTAAATGAATCAACAAATTTATTTGCCGAACTTGTAGGCAAAGCAAATAAACAAGTTGTATTGACCGTGAACAGCAAAGCATCAAAAGACGGCGCAAAAGATTATACTGTAATTCCAACCGATAATGAACATGATCTTTATTATTACAACTGGGTAAAAGATAACATCGAAAAAGTGAACAAAGCTACCGATGGAAAAGTTGGATATGTTCATATCCCGGATATGGGAGTTGGCGGTTTAAATGAATTTGTAAAACGATATTATCCTCAACTCGGTAAAGAAGCGTTAATAGTTGACGTTCGCGGAAACGGTGGAGGAAACGTTTCACCTATGATTATAGAAAGATTACGCCGCGAAGCTATTATGATGGACAATGTTAGAAATAATAAACCATCACCCGATCCTGATGGAATGGTTGTAGGACCAAAAGTAATGTTAATTGATGAGTTCTCCGCTTCCGATGGAGACATTGTAAATTACCGTTTCAAACAATATGGTCTCGGACCAATAATCGGTAAAAGAAGCTGGGGCGGAACGGTTGGAATTTGGGGTTCGCTGCCATATTTGGATGGCGGAACAGTTATGGTTCCCGAAGCCGGTCTATTTGATCTAAACGGAAAAGATTGGCTGATTGAAGGAACAGGTGTTCAACCTGATATAGTAGTTGATAACGATCCCGCAAAAGAATGGGAGGGAATTGATCAACAATTAAACAGAGCGATTGAAGAAATTCAAAAACTCATGAAAGAATATCCAACAAAACTCCCCGAAAAAGCACCCGATGGTGATATAAAAGTAAATTAA
- a CDS encoding DUF134 domain-containing protein codes for MPRPCKHRRIKCNPGSNYFKPRGIPMHNLEEVVLERDELEAVKLADFDGLKHEEGAVKMNISRATFGRILEKGRYKIAESIIKGKAIKIN; via the coding sequence ATGCCAAGACCATGTAAACATAGAAGAATAAAATGTAATCCCGGCTCAAATTATTTTAAACCGAGAGGCATTCCCATGCATAATCTTGAAGAGGTGGTTTTAGAAAGAGACGAGTTGGAAGCAGTTAAACTTGCAGATTTTGACGGACTCAAACATGAAGAAGGTGCGGTTAAAATGAATATTTCACGAGCAACTTTTGGAAGAATATTGGAAAAAGGTCGGTATAAAATTGCCGAATCAATAATAAAAGGTAAAGCTATAAAAATAAATTAA
- a CDS encoding DUF6364 family protein — MQTKLTLRIDEKVIEKAKRISRKRGKSISKMVSDFIQNEDRKENESVEVYPPITKKLKGLIKEKEFKKDDYYNYLEEKHK, encoded by the coding sequence ATGCAAACAAAATTAACTTTAAGAATAGACGAAAAAGTAATCGAAAAGGCTAAAAGAATTTCTCGTAAACGAGGAAAGTCCATTTCAAAAATGGTTTCGGATTTTATACAAAATGAAGATCGCAAGGAGAATGAATCCGTAGAAGTTTATCCGCCAATAACCAAGAAATTAAAAGGACTAATTAAAGAGAAAGAATTTAAGAAGGATGATTACTACAACTATCTTGAAGAAAAACATAAATGA
- a CDS encoding AbgT family transporter, which yields MSTENVQKKSVMDRFLTVIERGGNALPDPTTLFALLAFVVIVLSGIASLFDLEVVHPGTGELIRPVNLFSVDGIHKILKGLVTNFTSFAPLGTVLVSLLGIGVAEGSGLIGATLRLLVLSAPKKLLTFVIVFSGILSNTASEVGYVLLVPLSAIIFLSVGRHPLAGMAAAFAAVSAGYSANLLLGTIDPLLAGLSEEAARIIDPDYTVNPAANYYFMFVSTFFLAAIGTWITEKIIVPRLGEYKGDAEREELKRLSPQEKKGLKYALLASLAFLAILLWGTVPADGFLRNPETGDLLRSPFMSGIVAFIFLGGAVAGVAYGIGAGTYKSDRDAIKGMSKAMETLGSYIVLVFFAAQFVAFFNWTNLGLIFAIEGAGVLKNLGLGSIPLTLSFILISAIINLFMGSASAKWAIMAPVFIPMFMLLGYSPEFTQIAYRVGDSVTNIIAPMMSYFALIVAFFQRYDKNAGIGTIIATMLPYSIIFLITWSLLLIIWISIGLPIGPGAPLEYVMQP from the coding sequence ATGTCAACTGAGAATGTTCAGAAAAAATCGGTAATGGATAGGTTTCTAACCGTTATTGAACGAGGCGGAAATGCTTTACCGGATCCGACCACATTATTTGCTCTTTTAGCATTTGTAGTTATCGTTCTATCCGGTATTGCAAGTCTATTTGATTTAGAAGTTGTACATCCCGGAACAGGAGAATTGATTCGTCCGGTTAATCTTTTTTCTGTCGACGGAATACATAAAATATTAAAAGGACTTGTTACAAACTTCACTTCATTTGCACCTCTCGGCACTGTATTAGTTTCATTGCTTGGAATAGGAGTTGCCGAAGGAAGTGGATTGATTGGAGCGACTTTAAGATTATTAGTGTTATCTGCTCCTAAGAAACTGCTCACATTTGTTATTGTATTTTCCGGTATTTTATCTAATACTGCCAGTGAAGTCGGCTATGTTTTATTAGTCCCTCTTTCAGCAATAATATTTTTATCCGTTGGAAGACATCCTCTTGCCGGAATGGCAGCTGCATTTGCCGCGGTATCTGCCGGTTACAGTGCTAATTTATTGCTTGGAACAATCGATCCTTTACTAGCCGGACTATCTGAAGAAGCTGCTAGAATTATTGACCCGGATTACACTGTTAACCCAGCAGCAAATTATTACTTCATGTTTGTTTCTACATTTTTCCTTGCTGCTATCGGAACTTGGATAACCGAGAAAATAATTGTTCCTAGATTAGGTGAGTATAAAGGCGATGCTGAACGTGAAGAGTTAAAAAGACTATCGCCTCAAGAAAAGAAAGGTTTGAAATATGCATTGCTAGCTTCATTAGCATTCCTGGCAATTTTGTTATGGGGAACAGTTCCCGCGGATGGGTTTTTACGTAATCCGGAAACAGGTGATTTACTTAGATCACCGTTTATGTCAGGAATTGTTGCCTTTATATTTTTAGGTGGTGCTGTTGCGGGAGTTGCTTATGGGATAGGTGCGGGTACTTACAAAAGTGATCGAGATGCAATTAAAGGAATGTCAAAAGCAATGGAAACTTTAGGTTCCTATATTGTTCTTGTTTTCTTTGCCGCTCAATTTGTCGCATTTTTTAATTGGACTAATCTAGGATTAATTTTCGCTATTGAAGGAGCTGGTGTACTTAAAAATTTAGGATTGGGAAGTATTCCCTTAACTCTTTCATTTATATTAATAAGTGCAATAATAAATTTATTTATGGGAAGTGCCTCTGCTAAATGGGCAATTATGGCTCCTGTATTTATACCGATGTTTATGCTGCTAGGTTATTCTCCTGAGTTTACACAAATAGCATATCGAGTTGGTGATAGCGTGACAAATATTATCGCGCCAATGATGTCCTACTTTGCATTGATTGTAGCATTCTTCCAGCGTTATGATAAGAATGCCGGAATCGGGACAATAATTGCGACAATGTTGCCGTATTCGATTATCTTCTTGATTACGTGGAGTTTACTGTTAATTATTTGGATAAGTATAGGACTACCGATCGGGCCGGGTGCACCTCTTGAATATGTTATGCAACCGTAA
- a CDS encoding cupin domain-containing protein, with protein sequence MIPASTLVEKLDLQPHPEGGYFKEVYRSDELIKVEGLPERYSSERCFSTSIYYMLVGEQFSAFHKLQSDETWHFYLGSPIVLHLISSEGNYSKIILGQNITEDENLQYTIPRETWFAAEVKDKTTYSLVGCTVSPGFDFADFEMGDRKTLLDKFQQHQNLIKQFSQ encoded by the coding sequence ATGATTCCAGCATCTACATTGGTTGAAAAATTGGATTTGCAGCCGCATCCGGAAGGTGGATATTTCAAAGAAGTTTACCGTTCCGATGAACTTATAAAAGTTGAGGGATTACCTGAACGTTATTCATCCGAAAGATGTTTTAGCACTTCAATTTATTACATGTTGGTAGGCGAACAGTTTTCCGCATTTCATAAATTACAATCGGATGAAACTTGGCATTTTTATTTAGGCTCACCGATTGTCTTACATTTAATTTCGTCGGAAGGGAATTATTCTAAAATTATTCTCGGACAGAATATTACTGAGGATGAAAATCTACAATACACAATTCCAAGAGAAACATGGTTTGCCGCGGAAGTAAAAGACAAAACTACTTATTCGCTTGTCGGATGTACAGTTTCACCCGGATTTGATTTTGCTGATTTTGAAATGGGAGATCGAAAAACACTTCTTGATAAGTTCCAGCAGCATCAAAATTTAATTAAACAATTTTCACAATAA
- a CDS encoding PIN domain-containing protein, translating to MRILLDTNIVLDLLLDRYPHAENAAQLFTLIEKKKYSGFLCATSITTINYFLQKSLGKNKSREIINDVLNLFGIAEVNKKVLQSAQKSKFNDFEDAVIYEAALASKVDAIITRNTKDFSRAKINVYSPKEFLDE from the coding sequence ATGAGAATATTACTTGATACAAATATTGTTCTCGATCTGCTGCTTGATAGATATCCTCATGCAGAAAATGCTGCACAATTATTTACACTTATCGAAAAAAAGAAGTATTCTGGATTCTTATGTGCTACTTCTATTACTACGATTAATTATTTTCTTCAAAAGTCTTTGGGTAAAAATAAAAGTCGAGAAATTATTAATGACGTATTGAATCTTTTTGGAATTGCCGAGGTCAATAAAAAAGTTTTGCAATCAGCTCAAAAATCTAAATTTAATGATTTTGAAGATGCAGTAATTTACGAGGCAGCACTAGCAAGCAAAGTTGATGCAATTATTACAAGAAATACAAAGGATTTTTCACGCGCGAAAATAAATGTTTATTCACCAAAAGAATTTTTAGATGAGTAA
- a CDS encoding carbohydrate kinase family protein, which yields MKLLIVGHSVVDHVFDGYGEKISPGGIFYSASGFNALSSQNDELHLLTSISDNDFHFFERTFRKYDLMYANKLEEIPHVNLYLDGNAERKEHYKKSFEPLQLSKELNLQSYDGIYINMITGTDLLPDDFEHIRKASLGKIYLDVHTLSRGIGKDQHRYFRKISDYEKYLCNVDIIQVNEHELKTVTPFDEKEKILNTVFSSGVEAIIITKGNNGAELFLSDGSFYSVEAIKVNSINKIGCGDVFGSVFFYSYLSGLNYEKCLFKANKAAGIVTTYSKANEFINLKNDII from the coding sequence ATGAAGCTATTAATTGTCGGTCATTCAGTTGTTGATCATGTGTTTGACGGGTATGGAGAAAAAATTTCACCAGGTGGAATATTCTATTCTGCAAGTGGATTTAATGCTCTATCTAGCCAGAATGATGAACTGCATCTGTTGACTTCAATTTCCGATAATGATTTTCATTTTTTTGAAAGAACATTTAGAAAATATGATCTAATGTATGCAAATAAGCTTGAGGAAATTCCACACGTGAATCTCTACTTGGACGGTAATGCGGAGAGAAAAGAACATTACAAAAAGAGTTTTGAACCTTTACAACTTTCGAAGGAACTTAACTTGCAATCTTATGATGGAATCTATATCAATATGATAACCGGAACTGATTTATTGCCTGATGATTTCGAGCATATTAGAAAAGCTTCACTTGGAAAAATATATTTGGATGTTCATACATTATCACGCGGAATTGGGAAAGATCAACACAGATATTTTAGAAAGATTTCCGATTATGAAAAGTATCTTTGTAACGTGGACATTATTCAAGTGAACGAACATGAATTAAAAACAGTAACTCCATTTGACGAAAAAGAAAAAATTCTTAATACAGTATTCTCATCCGGAGTTGAAGCAATAATAATTACTAAAGGTAATAATGGTGCGGAATTATTTTTATCCGACGGGTCATTTTATAGTGTAGAAGCCATAAAAGTGAATTCCATAAATAAAATTGGTTGCGGAGATGTTTTTGGTTCCGTTTTCTTTTATTCATACCTTAGCGGATTGAATTATGAAAAATGTTTATTCAAAGCAAATAAAGCAGCCGGAATTGTTACAACTTATTCAAAAGCAAATGAATTTATTAATTTGAAAAATGATATCATCTAA
- a CDS encoding alpha/beta hydrolase-fold protein → MKDPALITTYNNVDEIIGHHELLHEYYSINLKNERDIIIWFPPSYQSSSKRYPVLYMHDGQNLFSPSTAFIGKDWRVDETATNLINQRKIEEFIVVGIYNNSERLEEYNLWTVKGKKYASFIMRELKPYIDESYRTKKDRLNTFIMGSSLGGLYSFQLIWNFPSIFSKAACLSSSFWVEEKKIFKEIKNDKTPLKDISLYIDCGSEEEKLIDDSKNMMKLLEKIGYVKNQNLFTHIEKGGKHTEEDWANRLHIPFTKLFPRKNDSSIYIG, encoded by the coding sequence ATGAAAGACCCGGCATTGATTACAACTTACAATAATGTTGATGAAATAATTGGTCACCACGAATTACTTCATGAATATTATAGTATTAATCTCAAAAACGAACGTGATATTATTATTTGGTTTCCGCCTTCTTATCAATCCAGTTCAAAAAGATATCCGGTGCTTTATATGCATGACGGGCAGAATTTATTTTCTCCTTCAACGGCTTTCATAGGTAAAGATTGGCGAGTTGATGAAACGGCTACTAACCTTATCAATCAAAGAAAAATTGAAGAGTTTATTGTTGTTGGGATTTATAACAATTCGGAAAGATTGGAAGAATATAATCTTTGGACGGTTAAAGGTAAAAAGTACGCAAGTTTTATTATGCGCGAATTGAAACCGTACATTGATGAATCCTACCGCACGAAAAAAGATAGATTAAATACTTTTATAATGGGTTCATCACTTGGTGGATTATATTCATTTCAATTAATATGGAATTTCCCAAGCATATTTTCAAAAGCAGCGTGTCTATCAAGTTCGTTCTGGGTAGAAGAAAAAAAGATATTTAAAGAAATTAAAAATGATAAAACTCCTTTAAAGGATATTTCTTTATACATCGATTGCGGCAGTGAAGAAGAAAAATTAATTGATGATTCAAAAAATATGATGAAACTCTTAGAAAAAATAGGTTATGTGAAAAATCAAAACTTGTTCACTCATATTGAAAAAGGCGGGAAGCATACCGAAGAAGACTGGGCAAATAGATTACATATTCCATTTACAAAACTATTCCCGAGGAAAAATGATTCCAGCATCTACATTGGTTGA